From a single Cyclobacterium marinum DSM 745 genomic region:
- a CDS encoding 1-aminocyclopropane-1-carboxylate deaminase/D-cysteine desulfhydrase has product MTAIKPAIYQHIHLPLINDKGLEVIVKRLDLLHTEVQGNKFYKLHYNLEVAKKSGLSKVLTFGGAYSNHIHATALAASANGLKAIGIIRGEMVTPLNPTLEDARNQGMELYPMSREEYRQKDSSFQLKRLKERFGDFYLIPEGGTNAMAIKGTKEILEGKDLTMDFVTCPIGTGGTFAGLLARAESDQQLIGFSSLKGNFIVSEVDQLLRKYGIQPKCSYEIQTAYHFGGYAKQKPNLISFIQEIKTKANLPLEPVYTGKMVFGLFDLIEKDYFPRGSKILVLHTGGLQGIRGFEQRLGIKL; this is encoded by the coding sequence TTGACTGCGATAAAACCTGCCATATACCAGCATATCCACCTCCCTTTAATCAATGATAAGGGATTGGAAGTTATTGTTAAAAGATTGGATTTACTTCATACTGAAGTTCAAGGTAACAAATTTTATAAACTACATTATAACCTAGAAGTGGCCAAGAAATCCGGGCTTTCAAAGGTCTTGACTTTTGGAGGGGCTTATTCGAACCATATCCATGCAACTGCCTTGGCGGCTTCTGCCAATGGGTTGAAGGCCATTGGCATCATTAGAGGTGAAATGGTCACTCCACTTAATCCCACCTTGGAAGATGCCCGGAATCAAGGGATGGAATTGTACCCAATGTCTAGGGAAGAATACAGGCAAAAAGACAGTTCATTCCAACTTAAAAGGTTGAAAGAGAGATTTGGAGATTTTTATTTGATCCCTGAGGGAGGAACAAATGCAATGGCCATAAAAGGGACCAAAGAAATATTGGAGGGCAAGGATTTGACAATGGACTTTGTTACTTGTCCAATCGGGACCGGAGGGACTTTTGCAGGCCTCTTGGCAAGGGCGGAGTCCGATCAACAACTTATTGGTTTTTCATCCTTGAAAGGAAATTTTATTGTTTCTGAAGTAGATCAGTTACTTCGCAAATATGGGATTCAGCCAAAATGTTCGTATGAAATCCAAACGGCCTATCACTTTGGTGGATACGCTAAACAAAAGCCCAACTTGATTTCATTTATACAGGAAATAAAAACAAAGGCCAATCTACCACTAGAACCTGTCTATACAGGTAAGATGGTATTTGGCCTTTTTGACTTGATTGAGAAAGATTACTTCCCAAGGGGAAGTAAAATATTGGTTTTGCACACCGGAGGATTGCAAGGTATCAGAGGGTTTGAGCAAAGGCTTGGAATTAAGCTTTGA
- a CDS encoding RluA family pseudouridine synthase encodes MTEITNEELPEEESFFDHHELTVDPGQSSIRIDKFITDKLAYATRNKVQQSITSGIVQVNGEVVKANYKIKAGDLITFAMEKSRKETEVVAEDLPLDIRYEDDHLMVVYKPAGMVVHPAHGNWTGTLVNALAYYFKNLPELPGNSGRPGLVHRIDKDTSGLLVIAKSERAMTHLAKQFFDHSISRSYVALVWGEPSDEEGTINVPIGRGVKDRKVMQAYLEGDAGKSAITHWKVIKRLRYVTLLSCELETGRTHQIRAHMKYIGHPLFNDAMYGGDQIRKGTQYSKYKSYIQNCFQILPRQALHAKSLGFIHPISGEELYFEGEIPEDMLTVIEKWENYVKFEK; translated from the coding sequence ATGACAGAGATCACCAATGAAGAATTACCGGAAGAAGAAAGTTTTTTCGATCACCATGAATTGACTGTAGATCCCGGACAAAGTTCGATTAGAATAGATAAATTTATTACCGATAAATTGGCCTACGCTACTAGAAATAAGGTGCAGCAAAGCATTACTTCAGGAATCGTTCAAGTAAATGGAGAAGTAGTAAAAGCCAATTATAAGATCAAAGCAGGTGACCTGATTACCTTTGCTATGGAAAAGAGTCGCAAGGAAACTGAGGTGGTGGCAGAAGATCTCCCTTTAGACATCAGGTATGAAGATGATCACCTAATGGTGGTTTATAAACCTGCCGGCATGGTGGTCCATCCTGCCCATGGCAATTGGACCGGCACCTTAGTCAATGCATTGGCATATTATTTTAAAAACCTACCGGAATTACCCGGAAATTCAGGACGTCCAGGTCTGGTACACAGAATAGACAAAGACACTAGTGGGCTCTTAGTTATTGCCAAATCTGAAAGGGCAATGACCCATCTTGCCAAGCAATTTTTTGATCATTCCATTTCAAGAAGCTATGTGGCTTTGGTCTGGGGGGAACCATCAGATGAGGAAGGAACGATCAATGTTCCCATAGGCCGGGGAGTCAAAGATCGAAAAGTAATGCAAGCATACCTGGAAGGTGATGCCGGAAAGTCAGCCATCACTCACTGGAAGGTAATCAAAAGACTGCGATATGTTACGCTTTTAAGCTGCGAGCTAGAAACCGGAAGGACACACCAGATTCGGGCACATATGAAATACATCGGCCACCCACTATTTAATGATGCCATGTATGGAGGGGATCAAATTCGAAAAGGAACCCAATATTCAAAATACAAATCTTACATACAAAACTGTTTTCAGATACTCCCCCGACAGGCATTACATGCCAAATCATTGGGTTTTATTCACCCGATAAGTGGTGAAGAATTGTATTTTGAAGGGGAAATACCGGAGGACATGTTAACGGTCATCGAAAAGTGGGAAAATTACGTAAAATTTGAAAAATAG